A part of Astatotilapia calliptera chromosome 15, fAstCal1.2, whole genome shotgun sequence genomic DNA contains:
- the txlnba gene encoding beta-taxilin isoform X2, with translation METSVEAAEVLVPPTSVKASSLEPESSEGETAGVACSASSPDNPDSVEQFSRRLDDIIHMYSSAAGVLDKQSGVEAEVEKVKEEAKDDITSTMDTDDTEASLIMQALNELSSPEEKLEALVRKYAELAALRRCDVQRLSALQQKLSVVLEERQQLQAEYRSSIAARSKLESLCREQQSFYNVLREETLQRCKEDEEKRTEITTHFQSMLGEIQSQIELHSARNEKLCGENVNLTDKLENLMTQCERREESLEKINKHRDLQQKLIEAKLQQANALLTEAEEKHKREKEYLLVQAAEWKLQAQTLREQGTVMQAQLTLYGEKFDEFQATLAKSNEIYVRFKKEMENMSDKMKKVEKESNLWKTRFENCNKALTDMIEERTEKGREYDLFVLKIQKLEKLCRALQDERKVLYDKIKDVRYSNANLQTKVFGISNLNNKPEGADESALLTPDEMQEIEEEDPVLTEGMSRLKEEQTKLQEFAASLLTTTVDTEEEENNELDLEEDLVSSAFFHFKAKPQVKEGLDSVPGQVEDVKSKASDSELPQPVKVEEVLDQVVPAAEATTTQKTTLETALDPNTEAIKVQTQVEAEEAHQAEPDAEIQHTVAPVPKPEPERAKAEIGMEAMKAEVLEETGEITPGAPVKDEKDQQQSIEATSASDPEKAKFDPETDAIKAEIQEESSEGKLQVAPQNDKDQQQPSESLLTLETEKTRASPAMDAEEMKAELKEEISEVKPMVLLQDEKDQQQIAEHVQAPEAVLKPSESASSSVNTKSAPSSDADPKKQVLKKKKKKSSKNAS, from the exons ATGGAGACGTCGGTGGAAGCAGCTGAGGTGTTGGTGCCTCCCACATCTGTCAAGGCATCTTCACTGGAGCCTGAGAGCAGTGAGGGCGAGACGGCAGGTGTGGCTTGCTCCGCCTCCTCTCCTGACAATCCGGACTCTGTGGAGCAGTTCAGTCGACGGCTGGATGACATCATTCACATGTATAGCTCCGCAGCCGGCGTCCTCGACAAACAG AGTGGGGTGGAGGCAGAGGTGGAAAAGGTGAAGGAGGAGGCAAAAGATGACATCACAAGCACCATGGACACAGATGACACAG AGGCCTCTCTCATCATGCAGGCCCTGAACGAACTCTCTTCTCCAGAGGAGAAACTGGAAGCTCTGGTCAGGAAGTATGCTGAACTG GCGGCCTTGCGGCGCTGCGATGTGCAGAGGTTGAGTGCTCTGCAGCAGAAGTTGTCCGTCGTGCTGGAGGAGCGGCAGCAGCTGCAGGCCGAGTATCGCAGCAGCATCGCAGCTCGCAGCAAACTGGAGAGTCTGTGCAGAGAGCAGCAGtcattctacaatgttctgagG GAGGAGACTCTGCAGCGCTGCAAGGAGGACGAGGAGAAGAGAACAGAGATCACCACCCACTTCCAGAGCATGCTGGGTGAGATCCAGAGCCAGATTGAGCTGCACAGCGCACGAAATGAGAAGCTGTGCGGTGAAAATGTCAATCTGACCGACAAGTTGGAGAACCTCATGACCCAGTGTGAACGGAGGGAGGAG AGTTTGGAGAAGATCAACAAGCATCGTGACCTGCAGCAGAAACTGATTGAAGCCAAACTGCAGCAGGCCAACGCTCTGCTGACCGAagctgaggagaaacacaaaagAGAGAAGGAATAC TTactggttcaggctgctgaatgGAAACTGCAGGCTCAGACACTCAGAGAGCAGGGGACTGTCATGCAGGCGCAG CTGACCCTGTATGGTGAGAAGTTTGATGAGTTCCAGGCAACTCTGGCCAAAAGCAATGAAATCTACGTCCGCTTCAAAAAGGAGATGGAAAAT atgtCAGACAAGATGAAGAAAGTGGAGAAAGAGTCCAATCTGTGGAAGACGAGGTTTGAGAACTGCAACAAGGCTTTGACTGATATGATTGAAGAG AGAACAGAGAAAGGTAGAGAGTACGATCTGTTCGTCCTGAAGATTCAGAAGCTGGAGAAGCTTTGTCGTGCCCTCCAGGATGAAAGGAAAGTGCTCTATGACAAAATCAAGGATGTTCGCTACTCTAATGCCAACCTTCAAACAAAGGTCTTTGGCATCTCCAACCTCAATAACAAGCCTGAGGGTGCTGACGAATCTGCCCTACTGACCCCTGATGAGATGCAGGAAATCGAGGAGGAGGACCCGGTTCTGACAGAGGGCATGTCCCGCCTGAAGGAAGAGCAGACCAAGCTGCAAGAGTTTGCTGCCTCCCTGTTGACGACAACTGTTGACACTGAGGAAGAGGAAAATAATGAGTTAGACCTTGAAGAAGATCTAGTTTCATCTGCATTTTTCCATTTCAAAGCAAAACCTCAAGTCAAAGAGGGTCTGGATTCAGTCCCTGGGCAGGTGGAAGATGTAAAGTCAAAAGCATCAGATTCAGAGCTGCCACAGCCAGTGAAGGTGGAGGAGGTTCTAGATCAGGTTGTGCCTGCTGCAGAAGCCACAACCACTCAGAAGACAACTTTAGAAACAGCATTAGATCCAAATACAGAGGCGATAAAGGTTCAGACACAAGTTGAGGCTGAAGAGGCGCACCAAGCGGAGCCAGACGCAGAGATCCAGCATACAGTCGCACCTGTTCCAAAACCAGAACCAGAACGAGCCAAAGCTGAAATAGGAATGGAGGCAATGAAGGCTGAGGTCCTGGAGGAGACCGGTGAGATTACACCAGGGGCACCAGTGAAAGATGAGAAAGACCAGCAGCAGTCCATTGAAGCTACATCAGCATCAGACCCTGAGAAAGCCAAGTTTGATCCAGAAACAGACGCAATAAAGGCTGAGATCCAGGAGGAGTCCAGTGAGGGCAAACTACAAGTGGCTCCGCAAAATGATAAGGATCAGCAACAGCCATCTGAGTCTCTACTAACACTAGAGACTGAGAAAACTAGGGCCTCTCCAGCAATGGATGCAGAAGAAATGAAGGCCGAGCTCAAGGAGGAGATCAGTGAGGTCAAGCCAATGGTGCTTCTACAAGACGAGAAGGATCAGCAGCAGATAGCCGAACACGTTCAGGCACCAGAAGCAGTCTTAAAACCCTCAGAGTCAGCCTCATCTTCTGTGAACACTAAATCAGCTCCATCCTCTGACGCAGACCCCAAGAAGCAGGtcctgaagaaaaagaagaagaaaagtagcAAGAATGCCAGCTAA
- the txlnba gene encoding beta-taxilin isoform X1: protein METSVEAAEVLVPPTSVKASSLEPESSEGETAGVACSASSPDNPDSVEQFSRRLDDIIHMYSSAAGVLDKQSGVEAEVEKVKEEAKDDITSTMDTDDTEASLIMQALNELSSPEEKLEALVRKYAELAALRRCDVQRLSALQQKLSVVLEERQQLQAEYRSSIAARSKLESLCREQQSFYNVLREETLQRCKEDEEKRTEITTHFQSMLGEIQSQIELHSARNEKLCGENVNLTDKLENLMTQCERREESLEKINKHRDLQQKLIEAKLQQANALLTEAEEKHKREKEYLLREAIDKTKKCFAMKEQELAMKKKLTLYGEKFDEFQATLAKSNEIYVRFKKEMENMSDKMKKVEKESNLWKTRFENCNKALTDMIEERTEKGREYDLFVLKIQKLEKLCRALQDERKVLYDKIKDVRYSNANLQTKVFGISNLNNKPEGADESALLTPDEMQEIEEEDPVLTEGMSRLKEEQTKLQEFAASLLTTTVDTEEEENNELDLEEDLVSSAFFHFKAKPQVKEGLDSVPGQVEDVKSKASDSELPQPVKVEEVLDQVVPAAEATTTQKTTLETALDPNTEAIKVQTQVEAEEAHQAEPDAEIQHTVAPVPKPEPERAKAEIGMEAMKAEVLEETGEITPGAPVKDEKDQQQSIEATSASDPEKAKFDPETDAIKAEIQEESSEGKLQVAPQNDKDQQQPSESLLTLETEKTRASPAMDAEEMKAELKEEISEVKPMVLLQDEKDQQQIAEHVQAPEAVLKPSESASSSVNTKSAPSSDADPKKQVLKKKKKKSSKNAS from the exons ATGGAGACGTCGGTGGAAGCAGCTGAGGTGTTGGTGCCTCCCACATCTGTCAAGGCATCTTCACTGGAGCCTGAGAGCAGTGAGGGCGAGACGGCAGGTGTGGCTTGCTCCGCCTCCTCTCCTGACAATCCGGACTCTGTGGAGCAGTTCAGTCGACGGCTGGATGACATCATTCACATGTATAGCTCCGCAGCCGGCGTCCTCGACAAACAG AGTGGGGTGGAGGCAGAGGTGGAAAAGGTGAAGGAGGAGGCAAAAGATGACATCACAAGCACCATGGACACAGATGACACAG AGGCCTCTCTCATCATGCAGGCCCTGAACGAACTCTCTTCTCCAGAGGAGAAACTGGAAGCTCTGGTCAGGAAGTATGCTGAACTG GCGGCCTTGCGGCGCTGCGATGTGCAGAGGTTGAGTGCTCTGCAGCAGAAGTTGTCCGTCGTGCTGGAGGAGCGGCAGCAGCTGCAGGCCGAGTATCGCAGCAGCATCGCAGCTCGCAGCAAACTGGAGAGTCTGTGCAGAGAGCAGCAGtcattctacaatgttctgagG GAGGAGACTCTGCAGCGCTGCAAGGAGGACGAGGAGAAGAGAACAGAGATCACCACCCACTTCCAGAGCATGCTGGGTGAGATCCAGAGCCAGATTGAGCTGCACAGCGCACGAAATGAGAAGCTGTGCGGTGAAAATGTCAATCTGACCGACAAGTTGGAGAACCTCATGACCCAGTGTGAACGGAGGGAGGAG AGTTTGGAGAAGATCAACAAGCATCGTGACCTGCAGCAGAAACTGATTGAAGCCAAACTGCAGCAGGCCAACGCTCTGCTGACCGAagctgaggagaaacacaaaagAGAGAAGGAATAC TTGCTTAGGGAGGCTattgacaaaacaaagaaatgcttCGCTATGAAGGAGCAGGAGCTGGCCATGaagaagaag CTGACCCTGTATGGTGAGAAGTTTGATGAGTTCCAGGCAACTCTGGCCAAAAGCAATGAAATCTACGTCCGCTTCAAAAAGGAGATGGAAAAT atgtCAGACAAGATGAAGAAAGTGGAGAAAGAGTCCAATCTGTGGAAGACGAGGTTTGAGAACTGCAACAAGGCTTTGACTGATATGATTGAAGAG AGAACAGAGAAAGGTAGAGAGTACGATCTGTTCGTCCTGAAGATTCAGAAGCTGGAGAAGCTTTGTCGTGCCCTCCAGGATGAAAGGAAAGTGCTCTATGACAAAATCAAGGATGTTCGCTACTCTAATGCCAACCTTCAAACAAAGGTCTTTGGCATCTCCAACCTCAATAACAAGCCTGAGGGTGCTGACGAATCTGCCCTACTGACCCCTGATGAGATGCAGGAAATCGAGGAGGAGGACCCGGTTCTGACAGAGGGCATGTCCCGCCTGAAGGAAGAGCAGACCAAGCTGCAAGAGTTTGCTGCCTCCCTGTTGACGACAACTGTTGACACTGAGGAAGAGGAAAATAATGAGTTAGACCTTGAAGAAGATCTAGTTTCATCTGCATTTTTCCATTTCAAAGCAAAACCTCAAGTCAAAGAGGGTCTGGATTCAGTCCCTGGGCAGGTGGAAGATGTAAAGTCAAAAGCATCAGATTCAGAGCTGCCACAGCCAGTGAAGGTGGAGGAGGTTCTAGATCAGGTTGTGCCTGCTGCAGAAGCCACAACCACTCAGAAGACAACTTTAGAAACAGCATTAGATCCAAATACAGAGGCGATAAAGGTTCAGACACAAGTTGAGGCTGAAGAGGCGCACCAAGCGGAGCCAGACGCAGAGATCCAGCATACAGTCGCACCTGTTCCAAAACCAGAACCAGAACGAGCCAAAGCTGAAATAGGAATGGAGGCAATGAAGGCTGAGGTCCTGGAGGAGACCGGTGAGATTACACCAGGGGCACCAGTGAAAGATGAGAAAGACCAGCAGCAGTCCATTGAAGCTACATCAGCATCAGACCCTGAGAAAGCCAAGTTTGATCCAGAAACAGACGCAATAAAGGCTGAGATCCAGGAGGAGTCCAGTGAGGGCAAACTACAAGTGGCTCCGCAAAATGATAAGGATCAGCAACAGCCATCTGAGTCTCTACTAACACTAGAGACTGAGAAAACTAGGGCCTCTCCAGCAATGGATGCAGAAGAAATGAAGGCCGAGCTCAAGGAGGAGATCAGTGAGGTCAAGCCAATGGTGCTTCTACAAGACGAGAAGGATCAGCAGCAGATAGCCGAACACGTTCAGGCACCAGAAGCAGTCTTAAAACCCTCAGAGTCAGCCTCATCTTCTGTGAACACTAAATCAGCTCCATCCTCTGACGCAGACCCCAAGAAGCAGGtcctgaagaaaaagaagaagaaaagtagcAAGAATGCCAGCTAA
- the LOC113037607 gene encoding uncharacterized protein K02A2.6-like, with translation MATIGSLTEFAEGDGDWIEYVERLEHFFLANDISDEEKKRSVLLSACGARTYKLIRNLTTPRKPGDFSFKELVTLVQNHHCPKPSVIVQRFKFHTHSRKPGVSVAAYVTELRQLSEHCEFGGVLDDMLRDRLVCGINDDGMQRRLLGEPTLDFKKALEIAQAIETAANNTKDIRKANNNMHSTEVHHVSRSMRGKLRELLECYRCGGAHFAKDCVFKDSTCHNCKKKGHLAKKCRGTKEKSKKEWKTKHKLNTHHLQGMAPEEDECVFNMFNLVGFNKCCAEPIYATIQVNGKELQMEVDTGASASVISQATYHSLWHSGGAPALQATEISLRQYTGECIPLLGAIEVHAAYQGQEAAATLLVVKGEGPSLLGRDLLQKIRLNWREIRYVTVIAELLGKYADVFKNILGTLRGTTVKLCVDPFARPRFFKPRTVPYAMKAKVEAELERLQQIGVIEPIEFSDWAAPIVPVLKEDGGVRICGDYKLTVNQASQLDAYPLPRVDDLFATLAGGRTFTKLDMSHAYQQLLLDEESKKYVTINTHKGLFKYNRLVFGVASSPAIFQRTMDNLLQNIPGVAVYLDDILVTGKTEEEHLRNLEQVLKKLSEAGLRLKRSKCVFQAPSVTYLGHRISAQGLSPLEEKVRAVKEAPSPKNVAELRSFLGLVNYYGKFLPDLSSMLAPLYGLLHKDSQWRWSQAQEKAFRQVKELLQSAPLLVHFDPEKEVVLSCDASPYGIGAVLSHRMEEGEEKPVGYASRTLTAAEKGYSQLEKEGLAIVFAVKCFHQYLYGRPFTVVTDHKPLLSLFSETKGIPPMASARVQRWALTLSAYQYRIVYKAGPENANADAFSRLPLPEVPDQSNLPPETVFLLDKLANSPVCAKNIKAWTEQDPELSRVKQWLLQGWPATVEQDQLKPYAKRQQELSVQDGCILWGSRVIIPPPGRSQIIEVLHEAHPGISRMKSLARSFVWWPGMDSALEDKVKACSQCQSNQKMPPPAPLHPWEWPGRPWSRLHLDFAGPFLGHMFLVLVDAHSKWLDAHIMPTITAPVVADTLRRIFATHGLPEAVVTDNGPTFTSGVFQEFMERNGIRHICTAPYHPASNGLAERAVETLKDGLKKMPGLSIEKRLCRFLFQYRITPHTTTSLSPAELLMGRKPRSHLDLLRPDVGARVAQSQGGQKVRHDLHARGCVFRQGDRVYIKNFTGGSRWLPGVIHHSSGPVSFVVELLDGRQVRRHKDHVRARTDGAEKRAQSGSHAHGGDRAVDIVGPQSGSPEGEVVSAAPEIGIGSSVSPEGLVEQSKSPEPNPVTGAQQAPSLENPAAGLRRSKRQHKPPDRLNC, from the coding sequence ATGGCTACGATCGGATCGCTCACGGAGTTTGCCGAGGGAGACGGCGACTGGATTGAATATGTCGAGAGGCTTGAACACTTTTTCTTGGCAAACGACATTTCggacgaagaaaaaaaaaggtcagttcTTCTCAGTGCGTGTGGAGCGAGGACCTACAAGTTGATACGTAACCTGACGACGCCTCGGAAGCCCGGGGACTTCAGTTTCAAAGAACTGGTGACGTTGGTGCAAAATCATCACTGCCCGAAACCCTCCGTGATTGTTCAGCGGTTCAAATTCCACACTCATTCACGCAAGCCGGGAGTTTCGGTGGCTGCGTATGTGACGGAGCTGAGACAGCTATCAGAGCACTGTGAGTTTGGAGGCGTGCTGGATGACATGCTCCGCGACAGGTTGGTGTGTGGTATAAATGATGATGGCATGCAGCGTCGGTTGTTGGGGGAGCCCACACTGGACTTTAAGAAAGCTTTGGAAATTGCTCAGGCAATAGAAACGGCAGCTAATAACACTAAAGACATTCGGAAAGCTAACAACAATATGCACTCAACCGAGGTGCATCATGTGTCTCGGAGTATGAGGGGCAAACTGAGGGAGCTTTTGGAGTGTTACCGGTGTGGGGGGGCACACTTTGCCAAGGACTGTGTTTTCAAAGACAGTACCTGCCATAACTGCAAGAAAAAGGGGCACTTAGCCAAGAAATGCAGGGGCACtaaggagaaatcaaagaaggaatggaagacaaaacacaaactaaacacTCATCACCTGCAGGGCATGGCGCCTGAGGAGGATGAGTGTGTTTTCAACATGTTTAATCTGGTTGGCTTTAATAAGTGCTGTGCGGAGCCCATCTATGCCACTATCCAGGTAAATGGGAAGGAGCTACAAATGGAGGTGGATACAGGGGCTTCAGCTTCGGTGATCAGCCAAGCCACCTACCACAGCTTGTGGCACTCGGGCGGGGCACCAGCCCTCCAAGCGACTGAGATAAGCCTTAGACAGTACACAGGTGAATGCATTCCCCTGCTTGGTGCTATAGAGGTGCATGCAGCATATCAGGGTCAAGAAGCTGCAGCAACACTGCTGGTGGTGAAAGGGGAGGGGCCTAGTCTGCTGGGTCGTGACCTTCTGCAGAAAATCCGCCTGAACTGGAGGGAAATCAGGTATGTAACTGTAATAGCAGAGTTACTGGGAAAGTATGCAGATGTGTTCAAGAATATATTGGGCACTCTCCGGGGCACCACTGTGAAGCTGTGTGTGGACCCTTTTGCCCGGCCACGCTTTTTCAAACCACGCACTGTACCATACGCCATGAAGGCCAAGGTGGAAGCAGAGTTGGAGAGACTACAACAGATAGGGGTCATTGAGCCAATAGAGTTCTCGGACTGGGCAGCCCCGATCGTACCAGTGTTGAAAGAGGATGGAGGGGTGCGTATATGCGGTGATTACAAACTGACAGTGAACCAAGCCTCTCAGCTCGACGCCTACCCTCTGCCTCGAGTGGATGACCTTTTTGCCACACTGGCGGGTGGTCGGACATTCACAAAGTTGGATATGAGTCATGCTTACCAGCAGTTGCTGCTGGATGAGGAATCAAAAAAATATGtgacaataaacacacacaagggGCTGTTCAAGTACAACCGCCTGGTGTTTGGCGTTGCATCCAGTCCGGCTATCTTTCAGCGCACTATGGACAATCTTCTGCAAAACATTCCTGGTGTTGCTGTTTACTTGGATGACATTTTAGTTACAGGTAAAACAGAAGAGGAGCATCTGCGTAACCTTGAGCAGGTGTTGAAGAAGCTCTCAGAAGCTGGGTTGCGTTTGAAGCGCAGTAAGTGTGTTTTCCAAGCCCCTAGCGTGACATACCTGGGTCATCGCATTTCTGCACAGGGCCTGTCCCCACTGGAAGAGAAAGTGAGGGCAGTAAAAGAAGCCCCGAGTCCAAAGAATGTAGCTGAACTAAGATCATTCTTGGGCTTAGTGAACTATTATGGGAAGTTTTTGCCTGACCTCTCCAGCATGCTTGCTCCCCTGTACGGGCTGCTGCACAAAGACAGTCAGTGGAGGTGGTCCCAAGCACAGGAGAAGGCCTTCAGACAGGTAAAAGAACTGTTACAATCGGCACCACTCCTGGTGCATTTTGATCCGGAGAAGGAGGTGGTCCTGTCCTGTGATGCCTCCCCGTATGGCATAGGAGCTGTTCTTTCCCATCGTATggaagagggggaagagaaACCGGTCGGATATGCGTCACGCACgctcacagcagcagaaaaggGCTATTCACAGCTTGAGAAGGAAGGCTTAGCAATAGTTTTTgctgtgaaatgttttcatcagTACCTGTATGGCCGCCCATTTACTGTTGTTACAGACCATAAGCCCCTCCTGAGTCTCTTTAGTGAAACAAAAGGCATCCCACCCATGGCTTCAGCCCGGGTTCAGCGCTGGGCATTAACACTGTCGGCATACCAGTATCGCATTGTTTATAAGGCGGGACCTGAAAATGCGAATGCAGATGCTTTCAGCCGCCTCCCCCTCCCGGAAGTCCCCGACCAGTCGAACTTGCCCCCAGAAACTGTGTTTTTGCTGGACAAGCTGGCGAACTCTCCGGTCTGTGCTAAAAACATCAAAGCATGGACTGAACAGGATCCAGAGTTATCTCGGGTTAAACAGTGGCTGTTGCAGGGCTGGCCAGCAACAGTGGAGCAAGATCAGCTCAAACCGTATGCCAAGCGTCAGCAGGAGCTCAGTGTTCAAGATGGCTGCATCCTGTGGGGTTCCCGAGTCATTATTCCGCCTCCAGGTCGGTCACAGATCATTGAAGTGTTGCATGAGGCTCATCCAGGGATTTCTCGGATGAAAAGTCTGGCAAGGTCATTCGTGTGGTGGCCGGGAATGGACAGTGCCTTGGAAGACAAGGTAAAAGCCTGTTCTCAATGTCAGTCAAACCAAAAAATGCCACCACCTGCCCCACTCCACCCTTGGGAGTGGCCTGGCCGTCCATGGTCCAGGCTTCATCTAGATTTTGCCGGCCCCTTTTTGGGCCACATGTTCCTGGTGTTGGTGGATGCGCATTCAAAATGGCTGGATGCCCACATAATGCCGACCATCACAGCCCCAGTCGTCGCAGACACACTCCGGAGAATCTTTGCAACACATGGATTACCAGAGGCAGTGGTCACGGACAATGGGCCCACGTTCACAAGTGGGGTTTTCCAAGAATTTATGGAGAGAAATGGGATCCGACATATCTGCACAGCACCCTACCACCCTGCCTCCAATGGCTTAGCGGAGCGCGCCGTGGAGACGCTGAAAGATGGTCTAAAAAAAATGCCAGGTCTTTCCATAGAAAAGAGGCTCTGCCGTTTCCTGTTTCAGTATCGCATCACGCCTCATACAACCACAAGCTTGTCCCCAGCGGAGTTGCTGATGGGGAGGAAGCCCAGATCTCATCTGGACCTTCTTCGCCCAGATGTGGGAGCCAGAGTCGCCCAGTCACAAGGTGGGCAGAAGGTGAGACATGATCTACATGCCAGAGGCTGTGTTTTCAGGCAGGGAGACCGTGTGTATATCAAAAACTTTACGGGTGGCTCACGGTGGCTGCCTGGCGTCATTCACCACAGTTCAGGGCCAGTATCTTTTGTGGTGGAGTTGTTGGATGGCAGACAAGTTCGCAGGCACAAGGATCATGTGAGAGCCCGCACGGATGGAGCTGAGAAGAGGGCTCAGAGTGGTTCGCACGCACATGGTGGAGACAGGGCTGTGGACATTGTGGGGCCTCAGAGTGGTTCACCCGAAGGGGAAGTCGTGTCAGCAGCCCCTGAGATCGGGATTGGTTCTTCAGTATCACCAGAAGGGCTGGTGGAGCAATCTAAGTCACCTGAGCCGAACCCGGTCACAGGAGCTCAGCAGGCTCCTAGCCTAGAGAACCCAGCAGCAGGACTGAGAAGGTCAAAGAGGCAGCACAAGCCCCCTGATAGACTGAATTGTTAA